Proteins from one Esox lucius isolate fEsoLuc1 chromosome 19, fEsoLuc1.pri, whole genome shotgun sequence genomic window:
- the cbln1 gene encoding cerebellin-1 has protein sequence MLTLLLGAVCLGTLVNAQNETEPIVLEGKCLVVCDSNPTSDPTGTALGISVRSGSAKVAFSAIRNTNHEPSEMSNRTMVIYFDQVIVNIGNNFDGERSNFIAPRKGIYSFNFHVVKVYNRQTIQVSLMHNGWPVISAFAGDQDVTREAASNGVLIQMEKGDRAYLKLERGNLMGGWKYSTFSGFLVFPV, from the exons ATGTTGACGCTCCTACTGGGTGCAGTGTGTCTAGGGACTCTAGTGAACGCTCAGAACGAGACAGAACCCATCGTGCTTGAGGGGAAATGTCTGGTTGTTTGCGATTCCAACCCAACTTCGGATCCCACCGGTACCGCGCTTGGGATATCGGTGCGCTCCGGAAGCGCAAAAGTGGCTTTTTCTGCCATTAGAAACACGAACCACGAGCCGTCCGAGATGAGTAATCGGACTATGGTAATCTACTTTGACCAG GTAATTGTTAACATTGGTAATAATTTCGACGGTGAGAGAAGTAATTTCATCGCCCCGCGCAAAGGGATTTACAGTTTTAATTTCCACGTGGTCAAAGTGTATAATCGACAAACTATCCAG GTGAGCCTGATGCACAACGGATGGCCCGTGATCTCGGCCTTCGCTGGAGACCAGGACGTCACCCGAGAGGCTGCCAGTAATGGAGTGCTGATCCAAATGGAGAAGGGGGACCGAGCCTACCTCAAACTGGAGAGAGGGAACCTCATGGGGGGCTGGAAGTATTCCACATTCTCTGGGTTCCTGGTCTTCCCCGTGTAG